One window from the genome of Bacteroidota bacterium encodes:
- a CDS encoding KUP/HAK/KT family potassium transporter, whose protein sequence is MLLVTLGIIYGDIGTSPLYVMKAIVGKQPINPEVVLGGISCIFWTLTIQTTFKYVMLTLRADNKGEGGIFSLYALIRRTKVKWLIWPAVIGGSALLADGIITPPISISSAIEGLRIYNPEIPTVPIVIAILTALFFIQQFGTKFVGQFFGPMMFVWFSTIAVLGVYNMAAHPYVLKSLNPYYAIHLITQYPGGFWLLGAVFLCTTGAEALYSDLGHCGRKNIRITWVFVKTSLLLNYFGQAAWLLEREGSLLKEKNPFFEMMPQWFLIPGIVIATAAAIVASQALISGSFTLINEAIRLNFWPKVRVVYPTDMRGQLYVPSVNWVLLAGCIGITLFFKESSGMEAAYGLAIIITMLSTTTLLSYYLYLRRVSIFFIIFVLVLFLTVELAFLVANLDKFPHGGWLTLMIASALIFQMWGWYAARKIRNRFVEFVKLKDYLNLLRDLSHDFSIPKYATHLVYLTSANMSDEIEAKVIYSILQKQPKRADMYWFVHVDVMDEPYTMDYKVIELIKGNIIRIDFRLGFRVEPRINLMFRKVVEDMVKNFEVDITSRYESLGRKNLIGDFRFVVMEKFLSYENELPFYEKIILDFYFFFKHVSLSEERAFGLDTSSVTIEKVPLIVNPIGEINLKRIK, encoded by the coding sequence ATGCTGCTTGTTACACTTGGAATCATTTACGGAGACATTGGTACTTCACCACTGTACGTAATGAAAGCCATTGTAGGTAAACAACCAATCAATCCTGAAGTTGTCTTAGGTGGTATCTCTTGTATCTTCTGGACGCTTACAATACAAACAACTTTCAAGTATGTCATGCTTACTTTGCGTGCAGACAATAAAGGTGAAGGTGGAATTTTTTCTCTGTATGCATTAATTCGCCGAACGAAAGTAAAATGGTTGATCTGGCCGGCAGTAATTGGTGGATCAGCATTGTTAGCAGATGGAATCATTACTCCGCCTATTTCGATTTCCTCCGCCATTGAAGGGCTTCGAATTTATAATCCGGAAATACCTACCGTACCGATTGTAATAGCGATCCTTACTGCATTATTTTTCATTCAGCAATTCGGAACAAAATTCGTAGGACAATTTTTTGGTCCGATGATGTTCGTTTGGTTTTCGACTATTGCAGTGCTTGGAGTTTATAATATGGCAGCCCATCCATATGTTTTAAAATCGCTCAATCCCTATTATGCCATTCATCTCATCACTCAGTATCCGGGAGGATTCTGGTTATTAGGTGCAGTCTTTCTCTGTACAACAGGAGCGGAGGCGTTGTACAGTGATCTGGGACATTGTGGACGAAAGAATATCCGAATCACCTGGGTATTTGTAAAAACATCTTTGTTATTGAATTACTTTGGACAAGCAGCATGGCTACTTGAGAGAGAAGGATCTTTATTGAAAGAGAAAAATCCTTTTTTCGAAATGATGCCACAGTGGTTTCTCATTCCGGGAATTGTTATTGCAACAGCAGCAGCCATTGTTGCCAGTCAGGCATTGATCAGCGGATCGTTTACATTGATCAACGAAGCCATCCGGTTAAATTTCTGGCCGAAAGTCAGAGTCGTTTATCCGACCGACATGCGCGGACAATTGTATGTTCCCTCAGTGAACTGGGTTTTGCTTGCAGGTTGTATAGGAATAACATTGTTCTTTAAAGAGTCGAGTGGGATGGAAGCCGCATATGGATTGGCCATCATCATAACAATGTTGAGTACAACAACGTTGTTGTCATACTACTTGTATCTGCGACGAGTTTCTATCTTCTTTATCATTTTTGTACTTGTATTGTTCCTGACAGTTGAACTTGCCTTCCTTGTTGCCAACCTCGACAAATTCCCGCATGGAGGTTGGTTGACACTTATGATAGCGAGTGCATTGATCTTCCAGATGTGGGGTTGGTATGCAGCCCGAAAGATCAGAAACAGGTTCGTTGAATTTGTAAAGCTGAAAGACTATCTGAATTTATTACGCGACCTGAGTCACGATTTTTCTATTCCAAAATATGCAACGCATCTTGTTTATCTGACGAGTGCGAATATGTCTGACGAGATAGAGGCAAAGGTCATCTATTCCATTTTACAAAAACAACCTAAGCGAGCTGATATGTATTGGTTCGTTCACGTTGATGTAATGGATGAGCCCTATACGATGGACTACAAAGTGATAGAGCTGATAAAAGGAAATATCATCAGGATAGATTTCCGGTTAGGTTTCCGTGTTGAACCAAGGATCAATCTTATGTTCCGGAAAGTTGTCGAAGACATGGTGAAGAATTTCGAAGTGGACATTACATCGCGTTATGAATCTTTAGGAAGAAAGAATCTTATCGGAGATTTCCGTTTTGTTGTGATGGAAAAATTCCTGAGCTACGAGAACGAACTTCCTTTTTATGAAAAGATCATTCTGGACTTTTACTTCTTTTTCAAACATGTTTCACTCTCGGAAGAAAGAGCATTCGGGCTTGACACAAGTAGTGTAACGATTGAAAAAGTTCCGCTGATCGTTAATCCTATCGGAGAGATCAATCTCAAACGAATAAAATAA
- a CDS encoding T9SS type A sorting domain-containing protein produces MIKKLLLTALPIIAFAFFTSEQMSDNGKAAKTGSPNEVYCDDCHGDYSRNTGGGSITISSPSMTGFQYTPGQTYNMSVTVSRSANSLFGVGIEALTSANQNAGTLNITDGASTQIKSATAGGVSRRNIVHTLDGGATANSKVFNFSWTAPAAGTGNVTFYFAGVAGDGDGNESGDYVYSGTQLVSEVTCSAPAQPGSISGSATLCSGTSATYSVAAVSGATTYTWNLPSGWTGTSTTNSISVTSGSSSGNISVAANNACGTSIAATLAVSGSTYTLSSSITNISCNGGTNGSATITPSGGTAPFTYSWSPSGGSAATANNLAAGTYVVTTTDNTGCIATSSVVITQPAAIVASAGANQSVCNGSSVTIGGAPTASGGAGSFTYSWNPATGLDNATSANPICTASAATNYVVTVTDANGCTNTAATSVTLGSSTPATITFNAGVLEASAGNSYEWYFNGNYIPGSNTQTYTPTADGIYAVVVYDISGCVSVSPDYTYVQTGITNNDLSTVFNVYPNPASSLISFLMSNADNNGIVNLVDITGRIVLTQKVYSGVNTMDVSSVANGSYILLVKNGEKNELGRVIVRRD; encoded by the coding sequence ATGATCAAGAAATTATTACTCACTGCGCTGCCAATTATTGCCTTCGCTTTTTTCACAAGCGAACAAATGAGCGACAATGGTAAAGCTGCAAAAACAGGTTCTCCTAATGAAGTTTACTGCGACGATTGTCACGGTGATTACTCACGCAACACTGGTGGAGGTTCAATTACAATTTCTTCACCTTCAATGACGGGTTTTCAATATACACCCGGACAAACTTATAATATGAGCGTAACCGTTTCTCGTTCGGCCAATAGTTTATTTGGTGTGGGCATTGAAGCATTAACATCTGCAAATCAAAATGCGGGAACATTAAATATTACAGATGGTGCATCTACTCAAATAAAAAGTGCAACTGCAGGTGGTGTTTCGCGCCGAAATATCGTACATACTTTAGATGGCGGTGCAACTGCAAATTCAAAAGTCTTCAACTTCAGCTGGACTGCTCCTGCTGCCGGTACGGGTAACGTTACCTTCTATTTCGCAGGTGTTGCCGGAGATGGCGATGGTAATGAAAGTGGTGATTATGTTTATTCAGGTACGCAATTGGTTTCGGAAGTAACTTGTTCCGCACCGGCTCAACCTGGCTCTATATCTGGTTCGGCAACTTTATGCAGCGGAACGTCTGCTACCTACTCTGTTGCTGCTGTGTCCGGAGCAACTACTTATACATGGAATTTACCTTCCGGCTGGACAGGAACATCAACAACTAATTCGATCAGCGTAACATCAGGAAGTTCTTCAGGAAATATTTCTGTTGCTGCCAACAATGCATGTGGTACAAGTATTGCTGCAACTCTTGCAGTAAGTGGAAGTACATATACTCTTTCATCAAGTATAACAAACATTTCTTGTAATGGCGGAACAAATGGTTCTGCTACAATTACACCTTCCGGTGGTACTGCTCCTTTCACTTATTCCTGGTCACCTTCCGGTGGCTCTGCCGCAACTGCTAATAATCTTGCTGCCGGAACTTATGTTGTAACTACAACAGATAATACCGGTTGTATCGCTACTAGTTCCGTTGTGATCACTCAGCCGGCAGCTATTGTTGCTTCAGCCGGAGCAAATCAATCTGTCTGCAATGGTAGCTCTGTAACTATCGGCGGTGCTCCTACTGCTTCAGGTGGTGCTGGTTCTTTTACATATTCATGGAATCCTGCAACCGGACTTGACAATGCAACATCTGCAAATCCAATTTGTACTGCCAGTGCTGCAACAAATTATGTTGTGACAGTTACAGATGCAAATGGATGTACCAACACTGCTGCTACTTCAGTAACGCTGGGTAGCTCTACTCCTGCAACTATCACTTTCAATGCAGGTGTGCTTGAAGCGTCTGCAGGAAATTCATACGAATGGTATTTCAACGGAAACTATATTCCCGGATCAAACACTCAGACCTATACACCTACTGCTGATGGAATATATGCTGTTGTAGTATATGATATTTCCGGTTGCGTTAGCGTTTCACCTGATTATACATATGTTCAGACAGGAATTACTAATAACGATCTGTCGACTGTATTCAACGTATATCCAAATCCGGCTTCGTCGTTAATATCATTCTTAATGAGTAATGCAGATAATAACGGAATCGTAAATCTTGTCGATATAACCGGCAGAATTGTTCTTACTCAAAAAGTTTATAGCGGAGTCAATACAATGGATGTTTCTTCTGTTGCGAATGGTTCTTATATTCTTCTTGTTAAAAATGGGGAGAAGAATGAATTGGGTCGAGTTATTGTAAGAAGAGACTAG
- a CDS encoding acyl-CoA thioesterase, producing MSLKPKSPHDSLTINTELVLPNDTNTLGNLMGGRLLHWMDIAAAIAAHRHCGRIVVTASVNNVSFNQPIKLGEVVTLHAKVSRAFSSSMEVFIDVWVENNATGQKIKCNEAIYTFVAVDQLGNPINVPQLVPETHEEKQRFDSALRRRQLSLILAGKMKPAEATELKKLFE from the coding sequence ATGTCTTTAAAACCGAAAAGTCCCCACGATTCACTTACTATAAATACCGAACTGGTTTTACCAAACGACACCAATACACTTGGAAATTTAATGGGAGGCCGTTTATTGCATTGGATGGATATTGCAGCAGCAATTGCAGCTCACCGTCATTGTGGCCGTATCGTAGTAACAGCAAGTGTGAACAATGTAAGTTTCAATCAGCCGATCAAATTAGGAGAAGTAGTAACATTGCATGCAAAAGTTTCACGTGCATTCAGTTCGTCAATGGAAGTTTTTATTGATGTGTGGGTAGAGAATAATGCAACCGGTCAGAAAATAAAATGCAATGAGGCTATATATACTTTTGTTGCAGTTGATCAGTTGGGGAATCCGATAAATGTTCCGCAGTTAGTTCCTGAGACGCATGAGGAAAAGCAGCGTTTTGACAGTGCGCTTCGCCGCAGACAATTATCGTTGATACTTGCAGGGAAAATGAAACCTGCGGAGGCTACGGAGTTGAAGAAGTTATTTGAATAG